The following coding sequences lie in one Rutidosis leptorrhynchoides isolate AG116_Rl617_1_P2 chromosome 4, CSIRO_AGI_Rlap_v1, whole genome shotgun sequence genomic window:
- the LOC139840073 gene encoding uncharacterized protein translates to MCSSSSISTIFPLHLPRRNHLFLKFSNSFPISTHETIFNPTNPRKKKLISISASITKNKLELSWVPSDRNDVDDYNGWAIMEETISPKKPKKGLPALMLFGIGTSFVALLAVFAHFTLSRKGYVLRINSPFHVYVDKKLLDSKELLKVGEVVNEPLIENDHVEAGVTAEEVIDNVKREGKPGRVVVTVSADATQQEALLWLKNLKIVEDEIMADELCTRREYARWLVLVNSRLERNPRKRIVPSVALAGSTFKAFDDVSGEDPDFEYIQALAEAGVFPSKLSDVYGSQSFYPERLISREDLISWRANLEYDVMPGLNEEMLRNKIGFLDARELRSDVLAVLFTDLRANDRSIMRKIFGQVKRFQPGKPCTKAQAAVALTSGRMTEYIRTEFSKLEAENSSREFAMKEIKFELLERGDIKRFWEKKLADENSRFLEVEAAYLEALKDLEQQKIEKDNYVDVYLKEKAALDCQKQLLLSLKEEVEEMNEKLAYERADYVDEQHKIRSVVAELEVKYEKVLDSKSILEAELEALRILRSWIEDEAKKGQARTKVLEEAGRRWKWGGRS, encoded by the exons ATGTGTTCATCATCCTCAATTTCCACCATTTTCCCACTTCATCTTCCTCGTAGAAATCACCTGTTTCTCAAATTCTCAAATTCATTTCCAATTTCAACCCATGAAACTATATTCAACCCTACAAACCCTAGAAAAAAGAAGTTAATCTCTATATCTGCTTCAATTACAAAAAATAAGCTCGAGTTATCTTGGGTTCCTTCAGATCGGAATGATGTTGATGACTATAATGGTTGGGCAATAATGGAAGAAACTATCAGCCCCAAAAAACCTAAAAAAG GGTTACCTGCATTGATGTTGTTTGGTATTGGGACCTCATTTGTGGCTTTACTTGCTGTTTTTGCTCATTTTACTCTATCAAGAAAAG GTTATGTTTTGCGAATTAATAGTCCGTTTCATGTGTACGTTGATAAAAAATTGTTGGATTCTAAAGAATTATTGAAGGTGGGTGAAGTTGTCAATGAGCCATTGATTGAAAATGATCATGTTGAAGCTGGTGTGACAGCTGAAGAAG TAATTGATAATGTTAAGAGGGAAGGAAAGCCTGGAAGGGTTGTTGTTACGGTTTCTGCTGATGCTACTCAACAAGAGGCTTTATTGTGGTTAAAGAATTTGAAG ATCGTTGAAGATGAAATCATGGCAGATGAATTGTGTACTAGGAGAGAATATGCAAGATGGTTGGTTCTGGTTAACTCACGACTTGAAAG GAATCCAAGGAAAAGAATAGTCCCATCTGTCGCACTTGCTGGATCTACATTTAAAGCTTTTGATGACGTTAGCGGTGAAGATCCTGATTTTGAGTACATTCAAG CCCTGGCTGAGGCTGGTGTTTTTCCGAGCAAGTTGTCTGATGTGTACGGTTCACAGAGCTTTTATCCCGAGAG ATTGATTTCAAGGGAGGATCTTATTTCTTGGAGAGCCAATTTAGAGTACGACGTAATGCCGGGACTAAATGAAGAG ATGTTAAGAAACAAAATAGGTTTTCTGGATGCAAGGGAGCTCAGGTCAGATGTATTGGCGGTGCTTTTTACGGACTTGCGAGCTAATGATAGAAGCATAATGAGAAAAATTTttg GTCAGGTAAAGCGGTTTCAGCCCGGGAAACCATGCACCAAGGCACAAGCTGCAGTGGCACTCACGAGTGGTAGAATGACCGAATATATTCGCACCGAGTTTTCAAAGCTAGAAGCTGAGAATTCTTCAAGGGAGTTTGCAATGAAAGAGATCAAATTCGAACTTCTTGAAAGAGGCGACATAAAGAGGTTTTGGGAGAAAAAACTAGCGGATGAAAATAGTCGTTTTCTGGAGGTTGAAGCGGCTTATCTTGAAGCGCTTAAAGATTTGGAACAGCAAAAGATTGAAAAAGATAATTATGTTGATGTTTATTTGAAGGAAAAAGCAGCTTTAGACTGTCAAAAACAGTTACTTTTAAGCTTGAAGGAAGAAGTAGAAGAAATGAACGAAAAACTTGCGTACGAACGAGCTGACTATGTAGACGAGCAACATAAAATCCGTAGTGTTGTCGCTGAATTAGAAGTCAAGTATGAAAAAGTTCTTGATTCAAAGTCAATACTCGAAGCTGAATTAGAAGCCCTTCGTATACTTAG ATCATGGATAGAAGACGAAGCTAAAAAGGGTCAAGCTCGGACTAAGGTTCTTGAGGAAGCTGGGCGAAGGTGGAAATGGGGTGGTCGTTCTTGA